The genomic region ATTCAGATCTCTGCTTCCTGCAGGGATTTAAAAATCCTGTCCTTGATCAGTGATGTCATGCTGTTTGCTCTTCCACGGCCCACCTTATGCTGGCTCTGGCATGTTGCCACTAGGAATGCCCAGGAGATGTTAGCATCAGGCCATTAGATAAGATGTTACTCTGTGACACCTATGTCTCATTGTTGGGGTGCCGTGAGATGGaggtattttatttctatttttttttaacccttaccttctcatAAAAagcaatgctgtgtattggttctaagacagaagagtaataaggatgaggcaatgggggctaagtgacttgcccagggtcccacagctagaaagtgtctgaggtcagatttgaacctaggacctcccatctctaggtctggctctcaatccactgagccacctaggtgcaaCCTTGAGGTATTTTATTTCAAGAGGACATACTGCTAACATATTGCTTTTTTTGAAAGTTCTCATTctggatgtaaaaaaaaaatgaaatggccaTAATAGGCTATGATTTCTCCCTCCCACACTTTTTGTTGTCTTATCATCTCACTCCAGAGCCAATAAGTAGACCCTTCAAGAGCTTATTTCCTTTGACTTACCCTTCATAAACCTAGAGTTAACTCCATACCATGATGAGTAGGATTTCTGTGaagtttaataaaaatgtatatggtattaaatatataaagtaaaaatgtATATTGATTACATTGAACATGGCTGCAAAATATAACTAATGAAGgactgaaaaatagaagtaaaatatcaattaataagcatttattaatatgccAGTAACTGAACTAAGCActaagaatataaagacaaaagtaaagcagacccttccttcaaagagcttataatctaatggggaagagaatagatacatacacaaatatatatgaagcACTGTCTTGGTCCTGAATAGAAAGTAATTTTACGACTGTTGAAgatgggaatcaggaaaagcttcatgtagaaaaTTGGTACCTGCTGAATCTTGAAGTCAACTAAGGATTCTGAGAAGTGGAGATAAGAAAGGAGTACACCCCAGGCATAGAAGACAAGCAGAGCCTGGAGGTAGGAGAGAACAGATGGGCTAGTCACCTGGCCATGGTGAGAGATCACAAGTGGATTATCAGACCTCCACTGGTCTCCTTAACATATTAGAAATCTAGGAACATCTTCAGCACATTGGCTGGATCACCCTCTTTCACACTTATGGGATAAGGACAAGAGAAATACAAGATAGACTCTCACGAAAGTGTTATCTCTATCATTCAACAATGGAAACATCCAAATTGATGAGCTTATAAATCCATTTGACGACTGTATCacacacaaaatttaaaatatacaatCGTTAAACTTTAGAAAAGTTCTGGTAACATTGATAAAGCAATGCTCATAGATTAAGGAAAAGTACAGACTACATGACCACCTACAGATAAGATATAGTAACTAATAACTATGCCATAAAATCATATTAGTGGAGATTCTTTTTCTGGTATAACTTGTATTAGTTTTATGGGTAATATTAAACTCTGAGTTCTCTTGGGgttcagagaaaggggaaaaggaatacGGCTTGGGCAAGGGATAACTGACTAAGAACAAATACCAATGAGGAGTCACCTTtacacccacaaacacaggaTTTGGGAAATGAGTAATACCTGTATGGAAGAATGGCAGTTAAATCAGTTAAGCAGTGAGCCAGTATGCTGGAAGCCATCAAAACCATGACGTTTAGCAAAGCTAgtcaccagctctgacaatccagcatggcaggttgtcaggaggatgaaaattccacactcagtttcccctatgtgattctttttaccttgacattcacttgcattgaaactattgcaatcaatatccttattcggctccaaggagacacagaaaaacaatataggttcatggcaagaacaatcacagtcacagactacccactatcctaAAATAAACCTCTGTACAAACCAccagagtatagaaatttcctctagaatcagcccagcaaaaaaccagcagttagtgagttaatgcaagtttctaaagttcccagcaagaaaatacctagcctgagtttgttcccaaactcccacagaccaaagaaacagtgaaacacaaggaaaataagggaatgacaaattagcacagaatcacccttccagaactgcattcttattgaccctatagcagaaagaacagcaaacatactttaaaaaaaaaagtgaaaaatgaaagaacatcatgggaacaaaatttggaccagactgatattattgtatcctatttgatgtaatcaactaccataactatctccttaattgatgatgggaatgaatagtataatgtaacaatatacatgatttaattagttaaaatataatttactatTATCCTTAGCTAGGAACTAATGTTCTTGTACCTTTacggatggctgaaaataataagttccaactaagccattctgtaatgaataattcttgacaagcttgcttctttgtttaaccacagtaagataattagtaaatgccaatcttatgatgtttcaaaagttaatatgtgattttgaatgtatgggaaaatcaaaatctGTATGagagcataaagaaaaaaagggtataaaaataaacatcagCAGATGGCAacagagaacagcctctgcaattcccACTTCCAGAGACCTCCCAAGCGAAGAGCAGGCTCTTTGCAAGCCAGACTCCAGTCAGCTGGGGAATTACAATAAACCCTTCTATAACTTAACTAAGGTACTTCTAGGGTTAAAGAGGACAGACAAGAagcaggaaaataataatttattaaagaagATAGGGAGATGGGTAAACAGGGATTCCTTAACTAGGGTTAACTATGGACCAGAGACAAGGGGAATAGATTACTACACTAAAACCCTAACTCTAACTAGATCCAAGCAGGATGGGGTCTCACTCCTTTGGTCTTTGTCCCTCCAGCTGTGGTCTCAGATGTCCCAAGGTCCCAGATGAAAATCAGCCAGTAAATTCAAAGGAGTCTCCAGCAAAGAGCTGGTCCAGTAATGGAAGTCCATCTTCCAAACTGCAAACCAAGCTCCAATCCACACGGATGGTCCTTGAGGGGTTCAAAAACACCTCCTTCCTCTCCAGTGGCAGCAACCAACAGACTCAGACCCTTGAGTCTCACCTGCAGAGTTCCAAGGCTCCCAGAATGTTCCGCTCATCCATCCTGCTTTGCACAACTTTTCTCTATCTatacttaaaaatgctatttccttattacacTAGATGGCTGCCAGAGTCTCTGCTAATCTTAAAATCTGTGCCTCTGATTCTGAACATAACAAATCCTTTCTAATGGCTTGATTTTGAAAGGAGAAGATATTTCAAAGGCTAGGTTGAGGGAGTGGCAGGATCAAGCAATAATTCTTCAAGAATGGGAAAGACCTGGGCACATCTGTAGATAGTGAGAAAGGATccaggggaaaagaagagatgtaagatgatagataaattatctctgtttatttatctatcaccttttttttatttcaattttaatttattttcagtttcaaattttccccttcccccactctttgagaaggcaagaaaaataaaattcattacacacacacatatatatgtacatgtaagaAAAAATTCCTCATTAACCatgttataagaaataaagaaattatattcctCAATCTGCGTGCTGAGtaaatcagttctctttctggaggtggatgtcacattttattatgagtcctttggaattatagGTCATCATGTTTATAAGAGTTactgtctttcatagttgattatctttacaatattactgttactagacatattgttctcttggttctattcattttgctttgtatcagttcatacagctcttcccagatttttctaaaatcactccttcatcattttttacaacataatagtattctaccATGTTcacatgccataatttgttcagttattcctcaACTTCTCCTTAGTTTCCAATCTAGTcctttgctaacacaaaaagagttgctataaactTTTTTGAACATATGGGCCCTTTtgatctttctttgatcttttttgggGTGTTGACCTACTAgaggtatttctgggtcaaaggatatgtacggtttaataggtttttttttttatgtagttccaaattgcttttcaaaatggctGAACTAGTTAATAGTTCCACTGTGTATTAGTTAcctattttcccatatcccctccagcatttgtcattttcctttttttctgcttttgacATCTTTGCCAATCAAATTCgtatgaagtggtaccttagagtttattcaatttgcatttctttaattcttaGTGATTTAGTGAAATTTTCATGTGGCtattgataacttttatttcttcctctgaaaactgactgttcatatactttgaacaatttatcaattggtgagtggctcttatttttaaatttgactagATTTCTACAAGTTTTAGAAATAAGATATTTATTGGAGAAACTCACTGTGaagattttccccccagttttttatttttcttttagctgcattggttttgtttgttcaaaaaaattttaattttattaatcaaaattattcattttacttcctgtgaatctctatcttttgtttattcatgAACTCTTCTTCTTGCCATAGCTCTTATAGGTAATTTCTTCCTGCTCCACTAATTTGCTCACAATATCACCcttcatgtctaaatcatgtTCTTATTTTGGGCTTATCTTGGAATATGGTTTGATATATTTGTCTCTGTccagtttctgccagactactttctactttccccatcagtttttgtcagctagtgagttcttgccccaatAACTGGGATGGAAGTGGAATCTTGGGGGAACctaggaagagaaattaaactccTCAAAGagtacaaaaggagaaagaccaGGCAATCGAGCAGAGGAATTTCCTTCCCCATAGAGAGGTTTTAGTGGAAGGGGAGAGGTCTTGTAAGAGATACAAAGAGATGGAATTAAAAGTACAAGAAGAGACCTTGGTTTGGCAAGGAATAGGACTATTTCTTAATCAGAAATTTgagcaatgaagaaaatgaggaacaATGTTGAGACTTTGAAATGtgaaataagagagaagagagtatttgTAATGGTTCACCTACAGTTTTTCCCCTCCAAGAATGAACTTTTAATGAGATTAAAAGAAAGACAGGAACAATTTAGTGCTGGAAACACAAGctaaatattttattagattctaagatgaaaaagaCTGAGAGTAACCATATCTCAGTAAAAATCCATGACCCGTCTAAAAGAACCAACTTTAGCATTCATGGCCCCCCAGTCCAGGTATCTCCTGTACTCCCCAGGTCTCAGCAGGTACTGTCTTCCTCTGTAGCTGGGCATCTCATACAGGATCCAGGAGCCCTCCAACACATTGAGGGAGCGTATTTCATTCATATGGAAACGGTCTTGAATGGAGTGACAATCATCCATGAGCTCTGTCATTTGGCCTTTGAAGTCATCTCTGTCATAGAATCTCAACCTATAGGAGCCAGAGTGCTGGGATAATAGGAACAAGAAATCCATGATGAAATAGAGAGTCATCAAAATTTCCTActtaaaatcttctttttttaaaacccctacctcatactttagaatcaataatatatattggttccaaggcagaagagtggtgagggctaggcaattgttaagtgactttcccaggatcacacagctaggaagcttctgaggccagatttgaaccttggacctcccatctctaggcctggctctcaatccactgcactacctagctgccccttaaagtCTTCTTGATAACAATTTTACTG from Gracilinanus agilis isolate LMUSP501 unplaced genomic scaffold, AgileGrace unplaced_scaffold29092, whole genome shotgun sequence harbors:
- the LOC123254682 gene encoding gamma-crystallin B-like; amino-acid sequence: MDFLFLLSQHSGSYRLRFYDRDDFKGQMTELMDDCHSIQDRFHMNEIRSLNVLEGSWILYEMPSYRGRQYLLRPGEYRRYLDWGAMNAKVGSFRRVMDFY